TCTTGCATGGCGATCCCCAGCGCGAATCGATAGCGTTCTCTCCAGTCGGCAGCTGTGGTATACATCGACGACAACAGAAACTGCCAGAACGTGGTACAGATTCGTTTGAAGCTCATCCGACGGGGAGACACCTTCACCAGCTCTGCCGCCTGACGCCGGAATTGAACAATCAGATTATAGGCGACCATTGATGTCATCAGTTCCTTATGGAACATCTCAACGCCCCGCGCACGAATGTTTTCCGTATCCAGGACCACTTTGATATTCCGAATATCGGTCTCGACATCGGTCCGCCGCGCATACAGGTCGGACAGCATCTCGACTGATTCATCCAGGCTGGTTACCAGATACAGCGGCTTCCCTTCGTCCGTTTCGAATTCATGCAGTTGAACCGACAGTACTGCGTCGGCAGGCAGCTCGGGATGCTTCTTGCGTTCACTGGGGCTGGGCTGCCACTGACAGGACCAGGTCTTCCAGTTCGCGCCTTCGTCAACCAGGGTTGCAGTCTTGCGCAATCGATCGAACCGCTGCTTAGACAGCCGGAACAGGAATGACAGACCAGCCTGCTGAACCTTGTGGGCCACGGAGAAAATACCATAGCCCGCATCCGCCATGACGATACTGTCAGGGGGCATTTGCGTCAGGCAGTTGTCGATCAGCGCGGTTTCAGACACGGCCTCGGGACCGTACATGGCGCCCACTTCCGGAACCAGGGCAGCACCGCTGGAGAGTTCATGCGCGACCACCAGTAAAGCCACAGGCCAGACCCCTTCGCCGTATTGATTCGAAGCGGGAGGATACAGTTTCTGCAGTTCTGTTTCGGGAGCCAGTGTGATCGTGGTCCCATCGATCATGAACACGCGACGGTCCTGGAATGACGTCGGCGACGCTTCGATCATGGACTGGCTGACCTGCCTGGCAAACCATTCGGCAACACTGCACGGCAGACGCGTTCTGGCCCGGCTGTAGGCGCCTGTATTCAGCGAAAGTGTCCCCTCTGAAACGCGTTTATTATCGGGCAGCAGCTCAGGTTTGGAATCCAGCAGTTTTTTGACAGCCGCTTTCAGGGAAGCATCCGGATTCATCCGCTGATACACGAGCATCCAGAGGACGACACTGATCGTATAAACGGCGTTCGGATGAGCGGGAAATAGCGCGTCGGCCTGACTCAGATCGACCAGTTCCTGAATCTGTTCGAAGGCTTTGTCGAACTCCTGATCGAGTTGGGGATCCGCGGGGATCGTTCGTTTTGCACACATGCCAATATGACTCCTTTCTAAAGAAGTGATAAGTTGTGCGCAAATACCGTGCCAGTCGCGGCGCTTTTGTTGGTTGTTTCTAAGGTAAGTGCCATTAGGCGCTAGCCACCGGTAATATATACAACGCGGCTAAAAACTACCGGCAGCTAGCGCTTTGCCGCTCAGTTTGATGGATGATTTATTTTATGATCGAACGATTCACCTATTTCATTACCTGGACCACTTATGGAACGTGGTT
Above is a genomic segment from Gimesia sp. containing:
- a CDS encoding IS4 family transposase translates to MCAKRTIPADPQLDQEFDKAFEQIQELVDLSQADALFPAHPNAVYTISVVLWMLVYQRMNPDASLKAAVKKLLDSKPELLPDNKRVSEGTLSLNTGAYSRARTRLPCSVAEWFARQVSQSMIEASPTSFQDRRVFMIDGTTITLAPETELQKLYPPASNQYGEGVWPVALLVVAHELSSGAALVPEVGAMYGPEAVSETALIDNCLTQMPPDSIVMADAGYGIFSVAHKVQQAGLSFLFRLSKQRFDRLRKTATLVDEGANWKTWSCQWQPSPSERKKHPELPADAVLSVQLHEFETDEGKPLYLVTSLDESVEMLSDLYARRTDVETDIRNIKVVLDTENIRARGVEMFHKELMTSMVAYNLIVQFRRQAAELVKVSPRRMSFKRICTTFWQFLLSSMYTTAADWRERYRFALGIAMQDKLPNRPGRKYPREAYRRRTKSTHFKKREKRSDAEEE